A window of Ovis canadensis isolate MfBH-ARS-UI-01 breed Bighorn chromosome X, ARS-UI_OviCan_v2, whole genome shotgun sequence contains these coding sequences:
- the GPM6B gene encoding neuronal membrane glycoprotein M6-b isoform X6: MGCFECCIKCLGGVPYASLVATILCFSGVALFCGCGHVALAGTVAILEQHFSTNTSDHALLSEVIQLMQYVIYGIASFFFLYGIILLAEGFYTTSAVKELHGEFKTTACGRCISGMFVFLTYVLGVAWLGVFGFSAVPVFMFYNIWSTCEVIKSPQTNGTAGVEQICVDIRQYGIIPWNAFPGRICGSALENICNTNEFYMSYHLFIVACAGAGATVIALIHFLMILSSNWAYLKDASKMQAYQDIKAKEEQELQDIQSRSKEQLNSYT, from the exons GCTGCTTTGAATGCTGTATCAAGTGTCTGGGCGGAGTCCCCTACGCCTCCCTGGTGGCCACCATCCTCTGCTTCTCGGGTGTCGCCCTGTTCTGCGGCTGTGGGCACGTGGCTCTGGCAGGCACCGTGGCAATCCTGGAGCAGCACTTCTCCACCAACACCAGTGACCATGCCCTGCTGAGTGAGGT aattCAACTGATGCAGTATGTCATCTACGGAATTGCATCCTTTTTCTTCTTGTATGGGATCATTCTGCTGGCAGAAGGCTTCTACACCACGAGTGCAGTGAAAGAACTGCATGGGGAGTTTAAAACAACTGCCTGTGGCCGGTGCATCAGTGGGATG TTCGTCTTCCTCACCTATGTGTTGGGAGTGGCCTGGCTGGGTGTGTTTGGTTTCTCGGCAGTGCCAGTGTTTATGTTCTACAACATATGGTCCACCTGTGAAGTCATCAAGTCCCCCCAAACCAACGGGACAGCAGGAGTGGAGCAGATCTGTGTGGACATCCGGCAATATG GAATCATCCCTTGGAATGCTTTCCCAGGAAGAATATGTGGCTCGGCCCTGGAAAACATCTGCAACACCAACGAG TTCTACATGTCCTATCACCTGTTCATCGTGGCCTGTGCCGGAGCTGGCGCCACCGTCATTGCCCTG ATCCACTTCCTCATGATACTGTCTTCTAACTGGGCTTACTTAAAGGATGCAAGCAAAATGCAGGCTTACCAGGATATCAAAGCAAAGGAAGAACAGGAACTGCAAGATATCCAGTCTCGGTCAAAAGAACAACTCAATTCTTACACATAA
- the GPM6B gene encoding neuronal membrane glycoprotein M6-b isoform X3, translating to MKPAMETAAEENTEQSGERKGCFECCIKCLGGVPYASLVATILCFSGVALFCGCGHVALAGTVAILEQHFSTNTSDHALLSEVIQLMQYVIYGIASFFFLYGIILLAEGFYTTSAVKELHGEFKTTACGRCISGMFVFLTYVLGVAWLGVFGFSAVPVFMFYNIWSTCEVIKSPQTNGTAGVEQICVDIRQYGIIPWNAFPGRICGSALENICNTNEFYMSYHLFIVACAGAGATVIALIHFLMILSSNWAYLKDASKMQAYQDIKAKEEQELQDIQSRSKEQLNSYT from the exons GCTGCTTTGAATGCTGTATCAAGTGTCTGGGCGGAGTCCCCTACGCCTCCCTGGTGGCCACCATCCTCTGCTTCTCGGGTGTCGCCCTGTTCTGCGGCTGTGGGCACGTGGCTCTGGCAGGCACCGTGGCAATCCTGGAGCAGCACTTCTCCACCAACACCAGTGACCATGCCCTGCTGAGTGAGGT aattCAACTGATGCAGTATGTCATCTACGGAATTGCATCCTTTTTCTTCTTGTATGGGATCATTCTGCTGGCAGAAGGCTTCTACACCACGAGTGCAGTGAAAGAACTGCATGGGGAGTTTAAAACAACTGCCTGTGGCCGGTGCATCAGTGGGATG TTCGTCTTCCTCACCTATGTGTTGGGAGTGGCCTGGCTGGGTGTGTTTGGTTTCTCGGCAGTGCCAGTGTTTATGTTCTACAACATATGGTCCACCTGTGAAGTCATCAAGTCCCCCCAAACCAACGGGACAGCAGGAGTGGAGCAGATCTGTGTGGACATCCGGCAATATG GAATCATCCCTTGGAATGCTTTCCCAGGAAGAATATGTGGCTCGGCCCTGGAAAACATCTGCAACACCAACGAG TTCTACATGTCCTATCACCTGTTCATCGTGGCCTGTGCCGGAGCTGGCGCCACCGTCATTGCCCTG ATCCACTTCCTCATGATACTGTCTTCTAACTGGGCTTACTTAAAGGATGCAAGCAAAATGCAGGCTTACCAGGATATCAAAGCAAAGGAAGAACAGGAACTGCAAGATATCCAGTCTCGGTCAAAAGAACAACTCAATTCTTACACATAA
- the GPM6B gene encoding neuronal membrane glycoprotein M6-b isoform X5, which produces MGCFECCIKCLGGVPYASLVATILCFSGVALFCGCGHVALAGTVAILEQHFSTNTSDHALLSEVIQLMQYVIYGIASFFFLYGIILLAEGFYTTSAVKELHGEFKTTACGRCISGMFVFLTYVLGVAWLGVFGFSAVPVFMFYNIWSTCEVIKSPQTNGTAGVEQICVDIRQYGIIPWNAFPGRICGSALENICNTNEFYMSYHLFIVACAGAGATVIALLIYMMATTYNYAVLKFKSREDCCTKF; this is translated from the exons GCTGCTTTGAATGCTGTATCAAGTGTCTGGGCGGAGTCCCCTACGCCTCCCTGGTGGCCACCATCCTCTGCTTCTCGGGTGTCGCCCTGTTCTGCGGCTGTGGGCACGTGGCTCTGGCAGGCACCGTGGCAATCCTGGAGCAGCACTTCTCCACCAACACCAGTGACCATGCCCTGCTGAGTGAGGT aattCAACTGATGCAGTATGTCATCTACGGAATTGCATCCTTTTTCTTCTTGTATGGGATCATTCTGCTGGCAGAAGGCTTCTACACCACGAGTGCAGTGAAAGAACTGCATGGGGAGTTTAAAACAACTGCCTGTGGCCGGTGCATCAGTGGGATG TTCGTCTTCCTCACCTATGTGTTGGGAGTGGCCTGGCTGGGTGTGTTTGGTTTCTCGGCAGTGCCAGTGTTTATGTTCTACAACATATGGTCCACCTGTGAAGTCATCAAGTCCCCCCAAACCAACGGGACAGCAGGAGTGGAGCAGATCTGTGTGGACATCCGGCAATATG GAATCATCCCTTGGAATGCTTTCCCAGGAAGAATATGTGGCTCGGCCCTGGAAAACATCTGCAACACCAACGAG TTCTACATGTCCTATCACCTGTTCATCGTGGCCTGTGCCGGAGCTGGCGCCACCGTCATTGCCCTG CTGATCTACATGATGGCTACCACATATAACTATGCGGTTTTGAAGTTTAAGAGTCGGGAAGATTGCTGCACTAAGTTCTAA
- the GPM6B gene encoding neuronal membrane glycoprotein M6-b isoform X4 has product MKPAMETAAEENTEQSGERKGCFECCIKCLGGVPYASLVATILCFSGVALFCGCGHVALAGTVAILEQHFSTNTSDHALLSEVIQLMQYVIYGIASFFFLYGIILLAEGFYTTSAVKELHGEFKTTACGRCISGMFVFLTYVLGVAWLGVFGFSAVPVFMFYNIWSTCEVIKSPQTNGTAGVEQICVDIRQYGIIPWNAFPGRICGSALENICNTNEFYMSYHLFIVACAGAGATVIALLIYMMATTYNYAVLKFKSREDCCTKF; this is encoded by the exons GCTGCTTTGAATGCTGTATCAAGTGTCTGGGCGGAGTCCCCTACGCCTCCCTGGTGGCCACCATCCTCTGCTTCTCGGGTGTCGCCCTGTTCTGCGGCTGTGGGCACGTGGCTCTGGCAGGCACCGTGGCAATCCTGGAGCAGCACTTCTCCACCAACACCAGTGACCATGCCCTGCTGAGTGAGGT aattCAACTGATGCAGTATGTCATCTACGGAATTGCATCCTTTTTCTTCTTGTATGGGATCATTCTGCTGGCAGAAGGCTTCTACACCACGAGTGCAGTGAAAGAACTGCATGGGGAGTTTAAAACAACTGCCTGTGGCCGGTGCATCAGTGGGATG TTCGTCTTCCTCACCTATGTGTTGGGAGTGGCCTGGCTGGGTGTGTTTGGTTTCTCGGCAGTGCCAGTGTTTATGTTCTACAACATATGGTCCACCTGTGAAGTCATCAAGTCCCCCCAAACCAACGGGACAGCAGGAGTGGAGCAGATCTGTGTGGACATCCGGCAATATG GAATCATCCCTTGGAATGCTTTCCCAGGAAGAATATGTGGCTCGGCCCTGGAAAACATCTGCAACACCAACGAG TTCTACATGTCCTATCACCTGTTCATCGTGGCCTGTGCCGGAGCTGGCGCCACCGTCATTGCCCTG CTGATCTACATGATGGCTACCACATATAACTATGCGGTTTTGAAGTTTAAGAGTCGGGAAGATTGCTGCACTAAGTTCTAA